A window of Maniola hyperantus chromosome 26, iAphHyp1.2, whole genome shotgun sequence contains these coding sequences:
- the LOC138404167 gene encoding zinc finger protein 383-like isoform X2 produces MICLDTHSKLFPMSKYKLDEAYQHLVGLPPCDQGNLKQTLCVQCAQRLMNFSRFRDKSLRARALMMELVDKHELITIQHMKSINRVKHQLISGIVKIVLEPDHCDVHIAHSDTDTLTELDTTVEAVAVKHERRDSLSVDADHTRHVTVMSEKISDADSFTGHPAVACKEEYLSDDSELSDTEQMSDALLTTPATTSHEEKVVAPIKQEMTFACTTCLTEFADEDTYIHHIMMMHIEHGDGDGECDTSRVWKPHTAVSSSSSHSSLITENRPADPSPSAHASKTLVAPVSAILATNNENKVYTTNEAHAEEKIKQNVETNNGGLENQSVESNIFTNCTVKLYDIFKKFKHVVPRRDKSLTKTARAVRSCDGQNIAVKDFGYQTTSHEVPTTEYIEPVTSNTCSTNVKVIVSKTCSNDVINITSNLLQNTAERPYICDICRKIYKQKSLLVKHIKTHTEVGRFTCKICQYKCKYQSYFTRHMIIHCVIKRFSCKLCDYKCKHKCSLVTHMRTHTGEKPFSCKLCDYKCTQNASLVIHMRTHTGEKPFSCKLCDYKCTQNSTLVSHMRTHTGEKPFSCKLCDYKCTQNASLVIHMRTHTGEKPFSCKLCDYKCTQNSTLVSHMRTHTGEKPFSCKLCDYKCTQNATLVIHMRTHTGEKPFSCKFCDYKCTQNGHLASHMRTHIAKKPYYCKLCYYTCAERRNLLSHMRTHIGKNK; encoded by the exons ATGATATGCCTCGACACTCACAGCAAGCTGTTTCCAATGAGTAAATACAAGTTGGATGAAGCATACCAACACTTAGTGGGACTTCCT CCGTGTGATCAGGGAAACCTGAAACAAACACTTTGTGTACAATGTGCTCAGAGATTGATGAACTTTAGCAGATTCagagacaagagcttgagagcCCGTGCACTGATGATGGAGCTAGTTGACAAACATGAACTA ATAACAATACAACACATGAAATCCATAAACCGAGTTAAACATCAACTAATATCTGGCATTGTGAAGATAGTATTGGAGCCCGACCACTGTGATGTGCACATAGCACACTCGGacacagacacactgacagaacTAGACACAACTGTTGAAGCAGTTGCAGTGAAACATGAGAGACGTGACTCTTTGTCGGTTGATGCAGACCACACTCGGCACGTGACTGTGATGAGTGAAAAGATCAGTGATGCAGACAGCTTCACCGGACACCCTGCTGTTGCATGTAAAGAGGAGTACCTATCTGATGACAGTGAGCTGTCAGACACAGAGCAGATGAGTGATGCTCTACTGACAACACCTGCAACAACTTCGCATGAAGAGAAAGTGGTAGCACCAATAAAACAGGAAATGACCTTTGCATGCACAACTTGTTTGACGGAGTTTGCAGATGAGGACACGTATATTCACCATATTATGATGATGCATATTGAG CACGGTGATGGTGATGGTGAATGTGACACGTCACGTGTATGGAAGCCTCATACAGCTGTGAGCTCCAGCTCCTCACACTCTTCACTCATCACTGAGAACAG GCCGGCAGACCCCAGCCCTTCCGCACACGCGTCGAAGACCTTAG TAGCTCCCGTGTCCGCGATTCTTGCGACCAATAATGAAAACAAAGTGTACACAACTAACGAAGCCCATGCAGAGgagaaaattaaacaaaatgtcgAAACTAACAATGGCGGATTAGAAAACCAATCAGTTGAGAGCAATATATTCACAAATTGTACAGTCAAATTATatgatattttcaaaaaatttaaacatgtaGTGCCGAGACGAGACAAGTCGCTGACTAAAACAGCAAGAGCTGTTAGGTCTTGCGATGGTCAGAATATTGCGGTTAAAGATTTCGGTTATCAGACGACAAGTCATGAGGTTCCTACGACTGAATACATTGAACCTGTTACTAGTAATACTTGTAGTACTAATGTAAAAGTGATTGTATCGAAAACATGTTCAAATGATGTGATTAATATAACAAGTAATCTATTACAAAACACTGCGGAAAGACCGTACATTTGTGATATttgtcgaaaaatatataaacagaAAAGTCTCTTAGTTAAACACATAAAGACTCACACTGAAGTGGGACGGTTCACTTGCAAGATTTGCCAGTACAAATGTAAATACCAAAGTTATTTCACAAGGCACATGATAATTCACTGTGTTATAAAACGTTTttcgtgtaagttatgcgattacaaatgtaaACATAAATGCAGTCTAGTGactcacatgagaactcacactggtgaaaagccattctcgtgtaagttatgcgattacaaatgtacacaAAACGCCAGTCTAGTGAttcacatgagaacccacactggtgaaaagccattctcgtgtaagttatgcgattacaaatgtacacaAAACAGCACtctagtgagtcacatgagaactcacactggtgaaaagccattctcgtgtaagttatgcgattacaaatgtacacaAAACGCCAGTCTAGTGAttcacatgagaacccacactggtgaaaagccattctcgtgtaagttatgcgattacaaatgtacacaAAACAGCACtctagtgagtcacatgagaactcacactggtgaaaagccattctcgtgtaagttatgcgattacaaatgtacacaAAACGCCACTCTAGTGAttcacatgagaacccacactggtgaaaagccattCTCGTGTAAGTTCTGTGATTATAAATGTACACAAAACGGCCATCTAGCGAgtcacatgagaacccacattGCTAAAAAACCTTATTATTGTAAGCTATGCTATTACACATGTGCAGAAAGACGTAATTTATTGAgccacatgagaacccacattggtaaaaataaataa
- the LOC138404170 gene encoding histone-lysine N-methyltransferase PRDM9-like isoform X1 — MRCCVPFCKATAEIVSEISFHEFPSEVHLRAAWLRALGKQDTLLPERAVVCSQHFLSDEISTTESGSRQIPTGAIPSMVQVCMICLDAHSKLFLMSKYKLDEAYQHLVGLPPCDQGNLKETLCVQCAQRLMNFSRFRDKSLRARALMMELVDKHELITMQHMDIFDEVNNQLKHNIVKTVLDPDHYDLCINNSDTAILTESGTSVEVVAVKREEKNGCISVDADNVQDMSVMEDDDCNRQSDDYEGQTSEPPLIPSCKEKTTELAPVKLEVTLVCTTCMMEFTDEDTYMHHTTMHMEENQNSDEYFPDYGHSSVGAMDGSDDTEPRTQLHPTEDAEDMETNINETMGQTIKIEIEVDPRISDSDSLSDRYVNQNTNICSAELDLPENKKRQKHVNKKPAPSPAGIATNQQNQVRPTNINDDLDVAFENNVDEFINSHKVILNPFESVDSNPTSQLPFACNLCAYRGDTKRDFMEHMKTHMGDKPFQCKLCDYKTTRNDLFMCHMKIHTGEKPFACNFCDYKSSTKSNLVVHMTTHTGEKPFACNLCAYKGAMKRYLMDHMRTHMGDIPFKCKLCDYKTTRHNTLMRHMKTHTGEKPFACNLCDYKSSAKSNLVVHMRAHTGEKPFACNLCDYKYSTKSSLVLHMRTHTGEKPFACNLCDYKSSTKSHLVVHMRAHTGEKPFACNLCDYKYRTQSSLVYHMRTHTGEKPYACDLCNSRFKHKGHLVKHKKTVLCLVR; from the exons ATGCGGTGCTGTGTGCCCTTCTGCAAAGCCACTGCGGAGATCGTCTCAGAGATTTCATTTCACGA GTTCCCCAGTGAAGTGCATCTCCGCGCTGCTTGGCTCAGAGCCCTCGGCAAACAAGACACTCTCCTGCCTGAGCGTGCTGTGGTCTGTTCGCAGCAttttcttagtgatgaaatctcTACAACGGAAAGTGGCTCAAGGCAAATTCCTACTGGTGCTATCCCCTCAATGGTGCAG GTCTGTATGATATGCCTCGACGCTCACAGCAAACTGTTTCTGATGAGTAAATACAAGTTGGATGAAGCATACCAACACTTAGTGGGACTTCCT CCGTGTGATCAGGGAAACCTGAAAGAAACACTTTGTGTACAATGTGCTCAGAGATTGATGAACTTTAGCAGATTCagagacaagagcttgagagcCCGTGCCCTGATGATGGAGCTAGTTGACAAACATGAGCTA ATAACTATGCAACACATGGATATATTCGATGAAGTAAACAATCAACTGAAACACAACATCGTGAAGACAGTATTAGACCCGGACCATTACGATTTGTGTATAAATAATTCAGACACAGCCATACTGACAGAATCGGGCACATCCGTTGAAGTTGTTGCAGTGAAACGTGAAGAGAAGAATGGCTGTATATCTGTTGATGCAGACAACGTTCAGGACATGTCAGTGATGGAAGACGATGACTGCAACAGACAGTCTGATGATTATGAAGGACAAACAAGTGAGCCTCCATTGATACCGTCATGTAAAGAGAAAACCACAGAGCTGGCACCTGTCAAGTTGGAGGTGACACTTGTATGTACAACTTGTATGATGGAGTTTACAGATGAGGACACGTACATGCATCATACCACGATgcatatggag GAGAATCAAAACTCGGACGAATATTTCCCGGACTACGGCCATTCTTCag TTGGTGCCATGGACGGGAGTGATGACACAGAGCCGCGAACGCAGCTGCATCCAACTGAAGATGCTGAGGATATGGAGACCA ATATAAACGAGACGATGGGACAGACAATTAAAATAGAAATTGAGGTGGACCCAAGAATTTCTGACAGCGACTCGTTGTCAGACAGATACGTAAATCAAAATACAAATATCTGCTCGGCTGAGTTAGATTTACCAGAAAACAAAAAGCGCCAAAAACATGTTAATAAAAAAC CCGCTCCTTCGCCCGCGGGAATTGCAACGAATCAACAAAACCAAGTGCGTCCAACTAACATAAACGACGATTTGGATGTTGCCTTCGAAAATAACGTTGATGAGTTCATAAATTCTCACAAAGTTATACTGAACCCATTTGAATCGGTAGACAGCAATCCCACCAGTCAACTCCCTTTCGCTTGTAATTTGTGTGCGTATAGAGGTGATACGAAACGTGATTTTATGGAGCATATGAAAACCCACATGGGTGATAAACCTTTTCAATGCAAGTTATGCGATTATAAAACTACGCGAAATGATCTATTCATGTGCCATATGAAGATTCACACGGGTGAAAAACCGTTTGCTTGTAATTTTTGTGATTACAAATCTAGTACTAAAAGTAATTTAGTGGTACACATGACAACTCACACGGGTGAAAAACCGTTTGCTTGTAATTTGTGTGCGTATAAAGGTGCTATGAAACGTTATTTGATGGACCATATGAGAACTCACATGGGTGATATACCTTTTAAATGCAAGTTATGCGATTATAAAACTACCCGACATAATACACTCATGCGCCATATGAAGACTCACACGGGTGAAAAACCGTTTGCTTGTAATTTATGTGATTACAAATCTAGTGCTAAAAGTAATTTAGTGGTACACATGAGAGCTCACACGGGTGAAAAACCATTTGCTTGTAATTTATGTGATTACAAATATAGTACTAAAAGTAGTTTAGTgttgcacatgagaactcacacgggTGAAAAACCGTTTGCTTGTAATTTATGTGATTACAAATCTAGTACTAAAAGTCATTTAGTGGTACACATGAGAGCTCACACGGGTGAAAAACCATTTGCTTGTAATTTATGTGATTACAAATATAGGACTCAAAGTAGTTTAGTATaccacatgagaactcacacgggTGAAAAGCCGTATGCGTGTGATTTATGTAATTCTAGATTCAAGCATAAAGGCCATTTGGTGAAACACAAGAAAACTGTGCTCTgcttagttaggtag
- the LOC138404167 gene encoding zinc finger protein 180-like isoform X1, translating to MRCCVPFCKATAEIVSESAGISFHEFPSEVHLRAAWLRALGKQDTLLPEHAVVCSQHFFTDDICSTESGSRQVRTGAIPSMVQVCMICLDTHSKLFPMSKYKLDEAYQHLVGLPPCDQGNLKQTLCVQCAQRLMNFSRFRDKSLRARALMMELVDKHELITIQHMKSINRVKHQLISGIVKIVLEPDHCDVHIAHSDTDTLTELDTTVEAVAVKHERRDSLSVDADHTRHVTVMSEKISDADSFTGHPAVACKEEYLSDDSELSDTEQMSDALLTTPATTSHEEKVVAPIKQEMTFACTTCLTEFADEDTYIHHIMMMHIEHGDGDGECDTSRVWKPHTAVSSSSSHSSLITENRPADPSPSAHASKTLVAPVSAILATNNENKVYTTNEAHAEEKIKQNVETNNGGLENQSVESNIFTNCTVKLYDIFKKFKHVVPRRDKSLTKTARAVRSCDGQNIAVKDFGYQTTSHEVPTTEYIEPVTSNTCSTNVKVIVSKTCSNDVINITSNLLQNTAERPYICDICRKIYKQKSLLVKHIKTHTEVGRFTCKICQYKCKYQSYFTRHMIIHCVIKRFSCKLCDYKCKHKCSLVTHMRTHTGEKPFSCKLCDYKCTQNASLVIHMRTHTGEKPFSCKLCDYKCTQNSTLVSHMRTHTGEKPFSCKLCDYKCTQNASLVIHMRTHTGEKPFSCKLCDYKCTQNSTLVSHMRTHTGEKPFSCKLCDYKCTQNATLVIHMRTHTGEKPFSCKFCDYKCTQNGHLASHMRTHIAKKPYYCKLCYYTCAERRNLLSHMRTHIGKNK from the exons ATGCGGTGCTGTGTGCCCTTCTGCAAAGCCACTGCGGAGATCGTCTCCGAATCCGCGGGGATTTCATTTCATGA GTTCCCCAGTGAAGTGCATCTCCGCGCTGCTTGGCTCAGAGCCCTCGGCAAACAAGACACTCTCCTGCCCGAGCATGCTGTGGTCTGCTCGCAGCATTTTTTCACTGATGACATTTGTTCAACGGAAAGTGGCTCAAGGCAAGTTCGTACTGGTGCTATCCCTTCAATGGTGCAG GTCTGTATGATATGCCTCGACACTCACAGCAAGCTGTTTCCAATGAGTAAATACAAGTTGGATGAAGCATACCAACACTTAGTGGGACTTCCT CCGTGTGATCAGGGAAACCTGAAACAAACACTTTGTGTACAATGTGCTCAGAGATTGATGAACTTTAGCAGATTCagagacaagagcttgagagcCCGTGCACTGATGATGGAGCTAGTTGACAAACATGAACTA ATAACAATACAACACATGAAATCCATAAACCGAGTTAAACATCAACTAATATCTGGCATTGTGAAGATAGTATTGGAGCCCGACCACTGTGATGTGCACATAGCACACTCGGacacagacacactgacagaacTAGACACAACTGTTGAAGCAGTTGCAGTGAAACATGAGAGACGTGACTCTTTGTCGGTTGATGCAGACCACACTCGGCACGTGACTGTGATGAGTGAAAAGATCAGTGATGCAGACAGCTTCACCGGACACCCTGCTGTTGCATGTAAAGAGGAGTACCTATCTGATGACAGTGAGCTGTCAGACACAGAGCAGATGAGTGATGCTCTACTGACAACACCTGCAACAACTTCGCATGAAGAGAAAGTGGTAGCACCAATAAAACAGGAAATGACCTTTGCATGCACAACTTGTTTGACGGAGTTTGCAGATGAGGACACGTATATTCACCATATTATGATGATGCATATTGAG CACGGTGATGGTGATGGTGAATGTGACACGTCACGTGTATGGAAGCCTCATACAGCTGTGAGCTCCAGCTCCTCACACTCTTCACTCATCACTGAGAACAG GCCGGCAGACCCCAGCCCTTCCGCACACGCGTCGAAGACCTTAG TAGCTCCCGTGTCCGCGATTCTTGCGACCAATAATGAAAACAAAGTGTACACAACTAACGAAGCCCATGCAGAGgagaaaattaaacaaaatgtcgAAACTAACAATGGCGGATTAGAAAACCAATCAGTTGAGAGCAATATATTCACAAATTGTACAGTCAAATTATatgatattttcaaaaaatttaaacatgtaGTGCCGAGACGAGACAAGTCGCTGACTAAAACAGCAAGAGCTGTTAGGTCTTGCGATGGTCAGAATATTGCGGTTAAAGATTTCGGTTATCAGACGACAAGTCATGAGGTTCCTACGACTGAATACATTGAACCTGTTACTAGTAATACTTGTAGTACTAATGTAAAAGTGATTGTATCGAAAACATGTTCAAATGATGTGATTAATATAACAAGTAATCTATTACAAAACACTGCGGAAAGACCGTACATTTGTGATATttgtcgaaaaatatataaacagaAAAGTCTCTTAGTTAAACACATAAAGACTCACACTGAAGTGGGACGGTTCACTTGCAAGATTTGCCAGTACAAATGTAAATACCAAAGTTATTTCACAAGGCACATGATAATTCACTGTGTTATAAAACGTTTttcgtgtaagttatgcgattacaaatgtaaACATAAATGCAGTCTAGTGactcacatgagaactcacactggtgaaaagccattctcgtgtaagttatgcgattacaaatgtacacaAAACGCCAGTCTAGTGAttcacatgagaacccacactggtgaaaagccattctcgtgtaagttatgcgattacaaatgtacacaAAACAGCACtctagtgagtcacatgagaactcacactggtgaaaagccattctcgtgtaagttatgcgattacaaatgtacacaAAACGCCAGTCTAGTGAttcacatgagaacccacactggtgaaaagccattctcgtgtaagttatgcgattacaaatgtacacaAAACAGCACtctagtgagtcacatgagaactcacactggtgaaaagccattctcgtgtaagttatgcgattacaaatgtacacaAAACGCCACTCTAGTGAttcacatgagaacccacactggtgaaaagccattCTCGTGTAAGTTCTGTGATTATAAATGTACACAAAACGGCCATCTAGCGAgtcacatgagaacccacattGCTAAAAAACCTTATTATTGTAAGCTATGCTATTACACATGTGCAGAAAGACGTAATTTATTGAgccacatgagaacccacattggtaaaaataaataa
- the LOC138404170 gene encoding zinc finger protein 37 homolog isoform X2, which translates to MICLDAHSKLFLMSKYKLDEAYQHLVGLPPCDQGNLKETLCVQCAQRLMNFSRFRDKSLRARALMMELVDKHELITMQHMDIFDEVNNQLKHNIVKTVLDPDHYDLCINNSDTAILTESGTSVEVVAVKREEKNGCISVDADNVQDMSVMEDDDCNRQSDDYEGQTSEPPLIPSCKEKTTELAPVKLEVTLVCTTCMMEFTDEDTYMHHTTMHMEENQNSDEYFPDYGHSSVGAMDGSDDTEPRTQLHPTEDAEDMETNINETMGQTIKIEIEVDPRISDSDSLSDRYVNQNTNICSAELDLPENKKRQKHVNKKPAPSPAGIATNQQNQVRPTNINDDLDVAFENNVDEFINSHKVILNPFESVDSNPTSQLPFACNLCAYRGDTKRDFMEHMKTHMGDKPFQCKLCDYKTTRNDLFMCHMKIHTGEKPFACNFCDYKSSTKSNLVVHMTTHTGEKPFACNLCAYKGAMKRYLMDHMRTHMGDIPFKCKLCDYKTTRHNTLMRHMKTHTGEKPFACNLCDYKSSAKSNLVVHMRAHTGEKPFACNLCDYKYSTKSSLVLHMRTHTGEKPFACNLCDYKSSTKSHLVVHMRAHTGEKPFACNLCDYKYRTQSSLVYHMRTHTGEKPYACDLCNSRFKHKGHLVKHKKTVLCLVR; encoded by the exons ATGATATGCCTCGACGCTCACAGCAAACTGTTTCTGATGAGTAAATACAAGTTGGATGAAGCATACCAACACTTAGTGGGACTTCCT CCGTGTGATCAGGGAAACCTGAAAGAAACACTTTGTGTACAATGTGCTCAGAGATTGATGAACTTTAGCAGATTCagagacaagagcttgagagcCCGTGCCCTGATGATGGAGCTAGTTGACAAACATGAGCTA ATAACTATGCAACACATGGATATATTCGATGAAGTAAACAATCAACTGAAACACAACATCGTGAAGACAGTATTAGACCCGGACCATTACGATTTGTGTATAAATAATTCAGACACAGCCATACTGACAGAATCGGGCACATCCGTTGAAGTTGTTGCAGTGAAACGTGAAGAGAAGAATGGCTGTATATCTGTTGATGCAGACAACGTTCAGGACATGTCAGTGATGGAAGACGATGACTGCAACAGACAGTCTGATGATTATGAAGGACAAACAAGTGAGCCTCCATTGATACCGTCATGTAAAGAGAAAACCACAGAGCTGGCACCTGTCAAGTTGGAGGTGACACTTGTATGTACAACTTGTATGATGGAGTTTACAGATGAGGACACGTACATGCATCATACCACGATgcatatggag GAGAATCAAAACTCGGACGAATATTTCCCGGACTACGGCCATTCTTCag TTGGTGCCATGGACGGGAGTGATGACACAGAGCCGCGAACGCAGCTGCATCCAACTGAAGATGCTGAGGATATGGAGACCA ATATAAACGAGACGATGGGACAGACAATTAAAATAGAAATTGAGGTGGACCCAAGAATTTCTGACAGCGACTCGTTGTCAGACAGATACGTAAATCAAAATACAAATATCTGCTCGGCTGAGTTAGATTTACCAGAAAACAAAAAGCGCCAAAAACATGTTAATAAAAAAC CCGCTCCTTCGCCCGCGGGAATTGCAACGAATCAACAAAACCAAGTGCGTCCAACTAACATAAACGACGATTTGGATGTTGCCTTCGAAAATAACGTTGATGAGTTCATAAATTCTCACAAAGTTATACTGAACCCATTTGAATCGGTAGACAGCAATCCCACCAGTCAACTCCCTTTCGCTTGTAATTTGTGTGCGTATAGAGGTGATACGAAACGTGATTTTATGGAGCATATGAAAACCCACATGGGTGATAAACCTTTTCAATGCAAGTTATGCGATTATAAAACTACGCGAAATGATCTATTCATGTGCCATATGAAGATTCACACGGGTGAAAAACCGTTTGCTTGTAATTTTTGTGATTACAAATCTAGTACTAAAAGTAATTTAGTGGTACACATGACAACTCACACGGGTGAAAAACCGTTTGCTTGTAATTTGTGTGCGTATAAAGGTGCTATGAAACGTTATTTGATGGACCATATGAGAACTCACATGGGTGATATACCTTTTAAATGCAAGTTATGCGATTATAAAACTACCCGACATAATACACTCATGCGCCATATGAAGACTCACACGGGTGAAAAACCGTTTGCTTGTAATTTATGTGATTACAAATCTAGTGCTAAAAGTAATTTAGTGGTACACATGAGAGCTCACACGGGTGAAAAACCATTTGCTTGTAATTTATGTGATTACAAATATAGTACTAAAAGTAGTTTAGTgttgcacatgagaactcacacgggTGAAAAACCGTTTGCTTGTAATTTATGTGATTACAAATCTAGTACTAAAAGTCATTTAGTGGTACACATGAGAGCTCACACGGGTGAAAAACCATTTGCTTGTAATTTATGTGATTACAAATATAGGACTCAAAGTAGTTTAGTATaccacatgagaactcacacgggTGAAAAGCCGTATGCGTGTGATTTATGTAATTCTAGATTCAAGCATAAAGGCCATTTGGTGAAACACAAGAAAACTGTGCTCTgcttagttaggtag